A stretch of Paraburkholderia phenazinium DNA encodes these proteins:
- a CDS encoding response regulator transcription factor yields MRIAQIISIVDDDEAVCVATSALVRSLGWQANIFPSAQAFLQSGKIVDTACLISDVRMPNMSGVEMHQDLVRLGHTIPTIFVTAFPTETLRATVINNGALALLEKPVDAAVLEHYLSAALGKP; encoded by the coding sequence GTGCGTATCGCTCAGATTATTTCCATCGTGGACGACGATGAAGCCGTCTGCGTAGCAACCTCCGCCCTGGTGCGCTCGCTAGGTTGGCAAGCAAACATATTCCCGTCGGCGCAGGCCTTTTTGCAGTCTGGAAAAATTGTCGACACTGCGTGCCTTATCTCCGATGTGAGAATGCCAAACATGTCTGGCGTCGAGATGCACCAAGATTTGGTGCGACTCGGCCATACTATACCCACCATTTTTGTCACCGCCTTTCCGACTGAGACTCTTCGCGCCACAGTCATTAACAATGGCGCGTTAGCGCTTCTCGAGAAGCCGGTCGATGCGGCCGTCCTCGAACACTATCTTAGTGCGGCCCTTGGTAAGCCGTAG
- a CDS encoding response regulator transcription factor, translated as MISGALSTPLQGSNANMSPVVYILDDDESMRNALGALLRSVDLRAETFASPKEFLAFPKYAGPSCLILDVRLRGESGLTFHQEIAKSGLQIPVLFITGHGDIEMSVRAMKAGARDFFPKPFRDQDMLDAVAEALKYDVERISAEQSLAAVRSAYESLTPRERDVLGYVLAGLMNKQIASEMELSEITVKIHRGQMMKKMESRSVAELVRKAEAIHIAPSHPKAH; from the coding sequence ATGATTTCGGGAGCGCTTTCGACGCCGCTTCAAGGCAGCAATGCGAACATGTCTCCGGTGGTTTACATTTTGGATGACGATGAGTCTATGCGGAACGCGCTCGGTGCGCTTTTACGCTCCGTCGATTTACGTGCAGAGACATTTGCGTCGCCGAAGGAATTTCTAGCCTTTCCAAAATATGCTGGCCCGAGCTGTCTGATTCTCGATGTCAGGCTCCGCGGCGAGAGTGGCCTCACATTTCATCAGGAAATCGCAAAGAGCGGCTTGCAAATTCCTGTGCTATTCATTACAGGACATGGCGATATCGAAATGTCTGTCAGGGCGATGAAAGCAGGTGCGCGCGATTTTTTCCCGAAGCCATTTCGCGATCAGGACATGTTGGACGCTGTCGCCGAAGCGTTGAAATATGATGTCGAACGCATCTCAGCAGAACAATCTCTTGCTGCTGTGCGCAGCGCGTATGAATCCCTGACGCCCCGTGAACGGGATGTACTAGGTTATGTGTTAGCTGGCCTGATGAACAAGCAAATCGCCTCGGAAATGGAATTAAGCGAGATAACAGTAAAAATTCATCGTGGACAAATGATGAAGAAAATGGAGTCGCGCTCAGTAGCCGAACTGGTTAGAAAAGCCGAAGCTATCCACATCGCGCCAAGCCATCCTAAAGCCCATTAA
- a CDS encoding trifunctional serine/threonine-protein kinase/ATP-binding protein/sensor histidine kinase gives MANDVAGLDVRDTIHDVVGEYMLSTYSEEITSLAEAKLTLLRGSSVRLYRAEKSGVSVLAAVPASRETSGALTQLRYEYDIRAELKLGFALRPVRFITHDDSPAMLLQDPCGEMLSNLLDVTMPVHQVLNLAVGISLALASAHARNLVHGGLTPGSIMIHPGRRRAWLTGFRSLTIDARNVSAVDGSVSHLEPDLLHYIAPEATGRVNRPVDCRTDLYSLGCILYLLLTGRVPFPGLAPAEEIHAHIARWPPEHVEPSGAVAQRLVAILFRLMAKEPEERYQLAADVVADLLTCDAKGGSNGSSTRILHAKSLLGTSDVLLGRDGELESLRKAVHEASIGESARMIPLEGPAGIGKTALIQHLRKQLREVPHEFAMGKCEQAEGATPYASLTRALRYWQRGILGCPPHEFKLIQTRIKDALADDASIISAVFPSFTPLLGVFEHCRAVSIHAERPRFLKAMVKLFGALATRGRPLIMVLDDLQWVDEGTLEVLAYAMRHSSNRCVLFLGAIRSGEMQLGNAWGLAFPNDDCLRRLSLTSLPQDDVKRLLKSLLAGDIAGIDDLAASVHARTGGNPLFVIQLLRSLIDENVVDYDDAAREWRANLTEVADKRSASSVVKLLEGKLHSFMPDAIDVLRCLAVLAGPASAKALADAMQLSETNIRIRLCDAMDSQFVWTEDGRFTFSHDRFREAVLNGMTYRERLEGHLRVGRNLLESSANDELSVGAFAIVQQLNMAMPVVDGPDERRRIALLNLEAARLAKEATAYASARSYLSCARMFAQDADQRETIGALIELRLGECEFLTMEMSRAENRLSRLRVDLLNHKNKAELARLRVALHVALDQPKLALQVGLRYLAEETGIVLPLSPTDEEVDAEYLEFRTLYSDRSINDLVAAPLNQDENVRYAMDVLADLKPAALFTDLNLKDTVVLRMSSLSLKFGNCDASCYAYVCLSLVVGARYGDYRTASQFGELAMRLSPERGLSRFQGRVQMCYGTLNLPWTGPATVARQHIRESIRLTTQQGDLTFAIYSRRHLATNLLFCGAPLSDAQSTVEEGLVLARQANFAIVIDAFVAQAWFINAMRGAPVDLGISEDCPDYAALLENSLGGKFYRDIAAFAFWTYQLQVAYNFRDFETALRAEENANRIAWSSRSFLEIAEFNFYSALLRLAMARHSTVEEKEVHLRIANDRLSIVTKWSSNCPSNFLSREKLIQGELAYVENRILDAQSLYEAAIQLSTESDALHLQGLSCELAAHFCAAQRWHTAEQGYMKRAWNAYACWGADSMLRRIEQKFAYLKPTAETAVTPEHLVRGYQFDARAMLRAAQALSSEISLARLIHVLLENVQQYAGADRAVLCLLMDGILTVAAQATYSRSTADVRMERGVASPEILPTAIAYFTLRTQESLVLRDAREDPHYGVDVYIIERQPRSILCVPLVKQGKLLGLLYMENSLIAGIFTVDNVQMLEVLASQAAISLENVRLYEDLQTENLMRAATESNLRETQERLDKVAKLTAMGELVASIVHEVSQPLSAIGTCSRAALRWLNRETPDIGEVRGMLDQISADSMRAANIVTSLRAMTKRTAPRLDTLDVNEAIREVLGLVRGQLRNGGIVVRGNFDSGSLNVRGDRILLQQVLMNLVVNACEAMSDTGQREKVIEIKTRMDEENTLWVAVSDTGHGIAAESAPALFDSFFTTKDSGMGMGLSICKSIVEAHGGSIEAVSDVLGGACFQFSVPQSAGN, from the coding sequence TTGGCCAACGACGTGGCTGGCCTGGATGTTCGCGACACGATCCATGACGTTGTTGGGGAGTACATGCTGAGTACGTATTCAGAAGAAATCACGAGCTTAGCAGAGGCAAAGCTCACGCTCCTGCGCGGCAGCTCAGTACGGCTTTATCGGGCGGAAAAGTCGGGGGTGTCGGTACTCGCCGCAGTGCCTGCTTCCAGAGAGACGAGCGGTGCGTTGACCCAATTGCGATACGAATACGACATCAGAGCCGAGTTAAAGCTTGGCTTCGCGCTGCGGCCGGTTCGGTTCATTACCCACGACGATAGTCCGGCGATGCTGTTGCAAGACCCGTGCGGCGAGATGTTAAGCAATCTCCTTGATGTGACAATGCCTGTCCACCAGGTTCTGAATCTGGCTGTCGGGATCTCACTCGCACTGGCTTCAGCACATGCCCGAAATCTGGTCCACGGCGGTTTGACGCCGGGCAGCATCATGATTCACCCTGGACGTCGCCGTGCTTGGCTGACGGGATTTCGCTCGCTCACCATCGATGCGCGCAACGTATCAGCAGTGGACGGTTCCGTGTCGCACCTCGAGCCTGATCTCTTGCATTACATAGCACCGGAGGCGACGGGCCGGGTCAATCGACCGGTCGACTGCCGCACCGATCTGTACTCGCTGGGCTGCATCCTTTATCTGCTGCTGACAGGACGGGTACCATTTCCGGGCCTGGCGCCCGCCGAAGAGATCCATGCGCATATCGCTCGATGGCCCCCAGAGCATGTGGAACCGTCTGGAGCCGTTGCGCAGAGACTGGTGGCGATACTCTTCCGGCTGATGGCCAAGGAGCCCGAAGAGCGGTATCAATTGGCCGCGGACGTGGTGGCCGACCTCCTCACATGCGATGCAAAAGGAGGAAGCAACGGGTCTTCGACAAGAATACTTCACGCGAAATCGTTGCTTGGAACATCCGATGTGCTGCTAGGTCGTGACGGCGAACTCGAATCGCTTCGTAAAGCGGTGCACGAAGCTTCGATTGGCGAGTCGGCCCGAATGATTCCGCTCGAGGGGCCGGCAGGTATTGGGAAGACGGCCCTGATTCAACATCTGCGCAAGCAACTGCGCGAAGTTCCGCACGAGTTTGCAATGGGCAAGTGCGAACAAGCCGAGGGCGCCACGCCCTACGCAAGTCTGACTCGTGCGCTTCGCTACTGGCAACGAGGAATTCTCGGTTGTCCACCGCATGAATTCAAACTGATCCAGACGCGGATCAAGGATGCGCTAGCAGACGATGCATCGATTATCTCCGCGGTGTTTCCATCGTTCACGCCGCTTCTTGGTGTGTTTGAGCATTGCCGCGCAGTCTCAATTCACGCGGAGAGGCCGCGTTTTCTCAAGGCTATGGTCAAGCTGTTCGGGGCGCTTGCGACCCGCGGGCGCCCCCTGATCATGGTTCTGGACGATCTGCAGTGGGTCGACGAGGGTACACTCGAAGTGCTTGCATACGCCATGCGGCATTCGTCAAACAGATGTGTTCTATTTCTTGGCGCGATACGGTCAGGTGAAATGCAATTGGGGAACGCATGGGGACTTGCGTTTCCGAATGACGACTGTCTGCGTCGACTCTCGCTGACCTCCCTGCCGCAGGACGATGTCAAAAGGCTGCTAAAAAGCCTGCTGGCTGGCGATATTGCCGGAATTGACGATCTCGCCGCTTCTGTGCACGCGCGAACGGGAGGAAATCCGCTGTTTGTCATACAGCTATTACGCTCTCTTATCGACGAGAACGTCGTTGACTACGATGACGCTGCACGTGAATGGCGTGCGAACCTGACTGAGGTAGCGGATAAGAGAAGTGCCTCAAGCGTGGTCAAACTCCTCGAGGGCAAGCTTCATTCGTTTATGCCCGATGCTATCGACGTCCTTAGGTGTCTGGCCGTGCTCGCTGGACCTGCGTCTGCAAAAGCGTTGGCTGACGCAATGCAATTGTCGGAAACCAATATAAGAATCCGTCTGTGCGACGCTATGGATTCGCAGTTCGTCTGGACAGAGGATGGGCGATTCACCTTTTCGCACGATCGGTTTCGGGAAGCGGTTCTCAACGGCATGACCTATCGGGAACGTCTCGAAGGACACCTGCGCGTTGGTAGAAACTTGTTGGAAAGCAGCGCAAACGATGAATTGTCAGTGGGCGCGTTCGCTATCGTTCAACAATTGAACATGGCGATGCCCGTTGTGGACGGTCCAGATGAGCGTCGACGGATTGCGCTGCTCAACCTTGAGGCCGCACGGCTGGCCAAAGAGGCCACTGCTTATGCCTCGGCGAGATCGTATCTTTCGTGTGCACGGATGTTTGCGCAGGACGCGGACCAGCGTGAAACCATAGGCGCATTGATTGAACTTCGCCTTGGCGAATGTGAATTCCTGACGATGGAGATGAGCCGTGCAGAGAATCGCCTGAGTCGGTTGCGTGTTGACCTGCTGAACCATAAGAACAAGGCGGAACTGGCACGTCTGCGCGTCGCCCTGCACGTAGCGCTCGACCAACCGAAACTCGCACTCCAGGTCGGACTGCGCTATCTCGCCGAGGAAACAGGCATCGTTCTACCGTTGTCTCCAACCGATGAGGAAGTCGACGCGGAATACCTGGAATTCAGAACACTTTATTCGGACCGAAGCATCAATGATCTGGTGGCGGCGCCACTGAATCAGGACGAGAACGTGAGGTACGCGATGGACGTACTCGCTGACCTCAAACCGGCGGCTCTGTTCACCGATCTGAATCTCAAGGATACGGTCGTCTTGCGAATGAGTTCACTTAGTCTGAAATTTGGTAATTGTGATGCATCCTGCTATGCCTATGTCTGCCTCAGTCTTGTCGTAGGCGCCAGGTATGGCGACTACCGCACTGCATCCCAATTTGGCGAGCTCGCTATGCGTTTGTCGCCCGAGAGGGGGCTGTCCCGTTTCCAGGGGCGTGTTCAGATGTGTTACGGAACACTGAACCTGCCATGGACCGGTCCAGCAACAGTTGCGCGACAGCACATCCGTGAGTCGATCCGACTCACGACGCAACAAGGCGACTTGACCTTCGCGATCTACTCGAGGCGACATCTGGCGACAAATCTGCTCTTCTGCGGAGCGCCACTTTCCGACGCACAGTCAACGGTAGAGGAGGGCCTCGTCCTCGCGCGGCAGGCAAACTTTGCGATCGTAATCGACGCGTTTGTCGCGCAGGCGTGGTTTATTAATGCCATGCGCGGTGCTCCTGTTGACTTGGGAATTTCCGAGGACTGCCCTGACTACGCGGCGCTCTTGGAAAATAGTCTTGGTGGAAAGTTCTATCGCGACATCGCAGCCTTCGCATTCTGGACCTATCAACTACAGGTTGCCTATAATTTCCGGGATTTTGAAACCGCACTTCGTGCTGAGGAAAACGCAAATCGAATTGCGTGGTCGTCCCGCTCGTTTCTTGAGATTGCGGAATTCAATTTCTACAGCGCGCTCCTCAGATTGGCGATGGCTCGCCATTCGACTGTGGAGGAAAAGGAGGTGCATCTCCGTATCGCGAATGACCGCTTGTCGATCGTCACGAAGTGGTCGAGCAACTGCCCCAGCAATTTTTTATCTCGAGAGAAGCTGATTCAAGGCGAACTTGCCTATGTGGAAAACCGGATTCTTGATGCGCAAAGTCTCTACGAGGCGGCCATTCAATTGTCTACCGAGTCGGACGCTTTGCATCTTCAGGGGCTGTCGTGCGAGCTTGCTGCGCACTTTTGCGCGGCCCAGCGTTGGCATACCGCCGAGCAAGGTTACATGAAGCGGGCCTGGAATGCCTACGCGTGTTGGGGGGCCGATTCGATGCTTCGACGCATCGAACAGAAGTTCGCGTACCTTAAGCCAACGGCCGAAACGGCGGTAACGCCTGAACATCTGGTGCGAGGGTACCAGTTCGACGCGCGCGCGATGCTTCGCGCAGCACAGGCGTTGTCGAGTGAGATTTCTCTGGCCAGGCTGATTCACGTACTTCTTGAGAACGTGCAGCAATACGCAGGAGCCGACCGGGCGGTGTTGTGCCTTCTCATGGATGGGATCCTGACCGTCGCGGCACAGGCAACGTATTCCAGGAGCACGGCCGACGTCAGAATGGAGAGAGGCGTGGCGTCGCCCGAGATCTTGCCCACGGCGATCGCCTACTTCACGCTCAGGACGCAAGAATCGCTCGTGCTTCGAGACGCGAGAGAGGACCCTCATTATGGGGTTGACGTCTACATCATAGAGCGTCAGCCACGCTCGATCCTTTGCGTGCCGCTCGTCAAGCAAGGCAAGCTACTGGGGCTGCTCTACATGGAGAACAGTCTGATCGCAGGCATCTTCACCGTGGACAATGTACAGATGCTGGAGGTGCTCGCTTCACAGGCAGCAATTTCATTGGAGAATGTGCGGCTCTATGAAGACCTCCAAACGGAAAACCTTATGCGGGCTGCGACAGAAAGCAATCTTCGCGAGACGCAGGAAAGACTCGACAAAGTCGCCAAATTGACGGCGATGGGCGAACTGGTCGCTTCAATCGTTCACGAGGTTAGCCAGCCATTGAGTGCTATCGGTACCTGCTCTAGAGCCGCGCTGCGATGGCTTAATCGAGAGACACCGGATATTGGAGAGGTGCGCGGCATGCTGGACCAGATATCGGCCGATAGTATGCGGGCAGCCAATATTGTGACAAGCCTGCGCGCCATGACCAAACGGACGGCACCTCGGCTCGACACACTCGACGTGAACGAGGCGATACGGGAGGTGCTCGGACTGGTCCGCGGACAGCTGCGCAACGGAGGCATAGTCGTTCGTGGGAATTTTGATTCTGGAAGCCTGAACGTGCGAGGGGACCGGATCCTGCTGCAACAGGTGCTCATGAATCTGGTCGTCAACGCTTGCGAGGCAATGAGCGATACAGGGCAAAGGGAAAAGGTCATTGAAATCAAAACCCGGATGGACGAAGAGAATACGCTGTGGGTTGCAGTGTCAGATACCGGTCACGGCATCGCGGCCGAGTCGGCGCCGGCGCTCTTCGACTCGTTCTTCACAACGAAAGACTCAGGGATGGGCATGGGCTTGTCCATTTGCAAATCTATTGTCGAGGCTCACGGCGGTAGCATTGAGGCAGTTTCTGATGTTCTAGGCGGTGCCTGCTTTCAATTCTCTGTTCCCCAGTCTGCGGGGAATTAG
- a CDS encoding response regulator transcription factor has protein sequence MKTNKILLSEAVVYVVDDDPSICSGLSSLLRSEGVQVFTFGSPEGFLNIEMADVPSCLILDIRLRGANGLTLQQEALREGIRLPIIFLTAHGDIPMSVKAMKAGAFDFLTKPFHDQDMLDTVSAALTMDHELRIQERMVADIQGKYDALTPREKEVVVFVAEGLMNKQIAGRMGVSEETVKIHRSQAMRKMEARSVPDLVRKLQRVVLRNHRPPKSP, from the coding sequence ATGAAAACAAACAAAATATTGCTATCTGAGGCGGTTGTATATGTTGTCGACGACGATCCTTCGATCTGTAGCGGTCTCTCGAGTCTGCTGCGCTCGGAGGGGGTCCAGGTATTTACATTCGGCTCTCCCGAAGGCTTTCTGAACATTGAGATGGCAGATGTGCCGAGTTGCCTGATCCTGGACATCCGCCTACGGGGTGCCAATGGCTTGACCCTGCAACAGGAGGCGCTTCGCGAAGGCATTCGTCTCCCGATCATTTTTCTGACAGCCCACGGCGACATTCCTATGTCGGTTAAAGCGATGAAGGCCGGTGCATTCGACTTCCTAACCAAGCCATTTCACGATCAGGACATGCTAGATACCGTGTCGGCTGCGCTCACAATGGATCACGAATTGCGAATCCAGGAGCGAATGGTTGCGGACATTCAAGGCAAATATGACGCGCTGACGCCTCGCGAGAAAGAGGTCGTCGTCTTTGTTGCCGAAGGTTTGATGAACAAGCAGATCGCAGGCCGCATGGGGGTGAGCGAAGAAACAGTCAAGATTCACCGCTCCCAAGCCATGAGAAAGATGGAGGCGCGGTCGGTGCCCGACCTGGTCAGGAAACTTCAACGCGTTGTCCTGCGCAATCACCGTCCACCGAAGTCGCCATGA
- a CDS encoding response regulator transcription factor, giving the protein MKPHSLPAVIAVVDDDESVRLATASLLRSCGWTVRTYACGADLLSKIDEDAIGLVIADVQMPGMDGFALLKKLVERRPDVPAIFVTAYATPNMGERSSMAGAIEIFTKPLDDARFLARVAEIAGTAPC; this is encoded by the coding sequence ATGAAACCACATTCGCTTCCCGCTGTTATCGCTGTGGTCGACGACGATGAGTCGGTCCGGCTGGCGACCGCCAGTCTACTGAGATCGTGCGGCTGGACTGTACGCACTTATGCCTGCGGTGCTGACCTGTTGTCAAAGATCGACGAGGACGCCATCGGTCTAGTCATCGCCGACGTTCAGATGCCTGGTATGGACGGATTCGCGCTACTCAAAAAGCTTGTCGAGCGAAGACCTGATGTCCCGGCAATCTTTGTTACCGCCTATGCAACCCCGAACATGGGCGAGCGATCAAGTATGGCCGGTGCGATCGAAATTTTTACGAAACCGCTGGACGACGCCCGGTTCTTGGCTCGCGTTGCGGAGATTGCCGGCACGGCGCCATGCTAG
- a CDS encoding FAD-dependent oxidoreductase, producing MSKDQESEGHQMYPRFTAAQLDKIRRFGTTEYWKAGDVMFRAGQSGSGMRVLIKGTARLTKRDGLGRSQLLVEVSEGQFLGETAQLTGTPALADGHAVTDIEALLIPPEGIRALLVAEAQLGEEIIQSFILRRVRLIQNGSGPVLIGPAQNLRLVALQGLLQRINHPHSVVDAVSDPNARAFLEALDTRKEDLPIVILSDGTVMRSPNERQLAAKLGLVPEFSTAHTYDIAVVGAGPAGLATAVYAASEGLSVIVFDEHGPGGQAGVSARIENYLGFPAGITGHELAARAFVQAVKFEAKIAIPVSIQALDCKRTPFELELTNGQRVSSHTVVIATGAAYRRPAIAGLDRINGCGVYYWASSIEAKLCAGDEVALVGGGNSAGQAIVFLSSYASRVHVLIRGNDLHKSMSSYLVERVTSLSNVEVHTMTTVASVEGNEDGLARIVCQTASGRKTLELRHLFLFTGADPNTGWLSTCRVEVDEKGFVKTRMDASVHADGPPSTLQTRVPGVFAIGDVRSSSAKRVAAAVGDGAAVVAEIHSYLAIRRACSKVGH from the coding sequence ATGTCGAAAGATCAAGAGTCCGAAGGCCATCAGATGTATCCACGGTTTACCGCTGCGCAATTGGACAAAATTCGCCGCTTCGGAACGACCGAGTATTGGAAAGCAGGCGACGTGATGTTCAGGGCTGGCCAATCCGGATCAGGAATGCGGGTTCTGATCAAGGGCACGGCCAGACTCACAAAGCGCGATGGTCTGGGCCGCTCACAGCTTCTGGTAGAAGTGAGCGAGGGACAATTTCTGGGAGAAACGGCTCAATTGACCGGCACACCTGCTTTAGCTGATGGCCACGCGGTGACCGACATCGAGGCGCTTTTAATTCCGCCCGAGGGCATCCGCGCGTTGCTCGTGGCGGAGGCCCAACTAGGCGAGGAAATTATCCAGTCGTTCATCTTACGCCGTGTCAGACTGATTCAGAATGGCAGTGGTCCAGTATTGATCGGCCCCGCGCAAAATCTGAGGCTCGTCGCACTGCAGGGGCTCTTGCAGCGAATCAATCATCCCCACTCCGTCGTAGATGCAGTAAGTGACCCGAACGCCCGCGCCTTCCTCGAGGCGCTCGATACGCGGAAAGAAGATTTGCCCATCGTTATCCTCTCAGACGGTACCGTGATGCGCAGCCCCAACGAACGCCAGTTAGCGGCGAAACTGGGCCTCGTACCCGAATTCAGCACTGCCCATACCTACGATATCGCTGTCGTGGGGGCCGGTCCAGCGGGACTCGCCACTGCCGTCTATGCTGCGTCCGAAGGGCTTTCGGTGATTGTTTTCGATGAGCACGGCCCCGGAGGTCAGGCCGGGGTAAGTGCGCGGATCGAGAATTACCTTGGTTTTCCCGCCGGCATTACGGGCCATGAATTGGCCGCACGCGCGTTTGTCCAGGCTGTAAAGTTTGAGGCCAAAATTGCGATACCCGTCAGTATCCAGGCTCTGGATTGCAAACGTACACCATTTGAACTCGAACTGACCAACGGTCAGCGCGTCTCGTCACATACCGTTGTGATTGCGACAGGCGCTGCATATCGTCGTCCTGCCATAGCAGGGCTTGATCGGATCAACGGTTGCGGCGTCTATTATTGGGCTTCGTCGATCGAGGCCAAACTTTGCGCGGGGGACGAGGTTGCGCTCGTGGGTGGTGGAAATTCGGCCGGACAAGCGATCGTGTTCCTTTCGTCGTATGCGAGCCGCGTCCATGTTCTGATTCGCGGCAACGACCTTCATAAAAGCATGTCTAGCTACCTTGTCGAACGCGTCACATCGCTTTCCAACGTCGAGGTGCATACGATGACGACCGTCGCCTCCGTTGAGGGCAATGAGGACGGTTTGGCGAGAATCGTATGCCAGACAGCCAGCGGCCGCAAAACATTGGAATTGCGGCATCTGTTCTTGTTTACCGGAGCAGATCCCAACACCGGTTGGCTGAGTACGTGTCGCGTCGAAGTCGACGAGAAGGGCTTTGTGAAAACCCGCATGGACGCAAGCGTGCATGCGGACGGCCCCCCTTCGACTCTGCAGACGAGAGTACCGGGCGTGTTTGCTATTGGCGACGTGCGTTCATCGTCGGCCAAGCGTGTTGCAGCAGCTGTGGGTGACGGTGCAGCGGTCGTGGCGGAAATCCATTCATATCTGGCAATCCGCAGAGCGTGTTCAAAGGTCGGACATTAG
- a CDS encoding RidA family protein has protein sequence MSHHDVYARLKELNIELPVAGAPAAAYVMSAQSGNTVYLSGHLARKDGKVWAGKLGEALTTGEGQLAARAAAIDLFATLHAHIGDLNRVTRIVKVLSLVNSTNDFVEQHLVTNGASELIADVFGKAGKHARSAFGVAQIPLGACVEIEMVVEVK, from the coding sequence ATGAGCCACCACGACGTCTACGCCAGGCTGAAAGAACTCAATATCGAATTGCCGGTCGCGGGTGCACCCGCCGCCGCGTATGTAATGAGTGCGCAAAGCGGCAATACGGTTTATCTGTCCGGTCATCTTGCCAGGAAGGACGGCAAGGTGTGGGCGGGCAAACTGGGGGAGGCGCTGACGACCGGAGAGGGGCAGCTCGCCGCGCGTGCCGCCGCCATCGATCTGTTCGCGACATTGCACGCCCACATTGGCGATCTTAATCGGGTAACCCGGATTGTGAAGGTGCTGAGCCTTGTCAATTCCACCAACGACTTCGTTGAGCAACATCTGGTAACGAACGGCGCATCGGAGCTGATCGCCGACGTATTCGGTAAGGCCGGCAAGCACGCGCGTTCGGCATTTGGCGTTGCGCAGATACCATTGGGCGCGTGTGTCGAGATCGAGATGGTGGTCGAGGTGAAGTGA
- a CDS encoding alpha/beta fold hydrolase, with amino-acid sequence MSDQIDPSRRGFLGTAAMALAAAQLGMMGSAHAQSGASKLANLSVIKPGTNTSFSSLKQVNAGVLNVGYAEAGPADGPVVILLHGWPYDIHSYVDVAPMLSSAGYRVIVPYLRGHGTTRFLSDATMRNGQQAAVAVDIIAMMDALKIDKATVAGYDWGARTACILAALWPERCTGLVSVSGYLITNLEVTAQPLPPKAEYAWWYQYYFATEHGELGYAKYKDDFAKLIWQIASPKWAFDDATFDRTASAFDNPDYVAIVIHNYRWRQSLARGEAKYDDLEKRLFAGPLISVPTITMEGDVNGAPHPDPASYAKKFSGKYSHQLVKGAGHNLPQEAPQAFAEAVIEVAG; translated from the coding sequence ATGTCGGATCAGATCGACCCTAGCCGTCGCGGCTTTCTGGGCACCGCGGCGATGGCGCTGGCTGCCGCCCAGCTTGGCATGATGGGCTCTGCACATGCACAATCCGGTGCCAGCAAGCTCGCCAACCTGTCTGTTATAAAGCCGGGAACGAACACCTCGTTCTCCTCCTTGAAGCAGGTCAATGCTGGTGTGCTGAACGTCGGCTATGCCGAGGCCGGCCCTGCCGATGGACCGGTGGTGATACTTCTGCACGGCTGGCCGTACGATATCCACAGCTATGTCGACGTGGCCCCAATGCTCTCCTCGGCCGGTTATCGGGTCATCGTTCCGTATCTACGTGGCCATGGAACGACGCGGTTCCTGTCGGACGCGACGATGCGCAACGGACAGCAAGCGGCCGTTGCCGTCGACATCATCGCGATGATGGATGCGCTCAAGATCGATAAGGCGACCGTCGCAGGGTACGACTGGGGCGCGCGGACCGCCTGCATTCTGGCGGCGCTGTGGCCGGAGCGCTGCACAGGGCTGGTCTCTGTGAGTGGTTATCTGATCACCAATCTTGAAGTCACAGCGCAACCACTGCCGCCTAAGGCCGAGTATGCGTGGTGGTATCAGTACTACTTTGCTACTGAGCACGGGGAACTGGGCTACGCAAAATACAAGGACGACTTTGCCAAACTCATTTGGCAAATCGCTTCGCCGAAATGGGCTTTCGACGACGCCACGTTTGACCGCACCGCGAGCGCTTTCGACAACCCGGACTATGTCGCGATCGTGATTCACAACTACCGCTGGCGGCAGAGCCTCGCGCGGGGCGAGGCGAAGTACGACGATTTGGAAAAGAGGCTATTTGCCGGCCCTCTTATCAGCGTACCGACGATCACCATGGAAGGCGATGTCAACGGAGCGCCGCATCCCGATCCGGCATCGTATGCGAAGAAGTTCTCGGGGAAATACTCGCACCAGCTTGTCAAGGGTGCGGGCCACAATCTTCCCCAAGAGGCACCTCAGGCCTTTGCAGAAGCCGTTATTGAGGTGGCTGGCTAG